From Bosea sp. NBC_00550, the proteins below share one genomic window:
- a CDS encoding alpha/beta hydrolase — MRPSPALKALGLAAGSAVFYGPPACEPRLQVMDRIEAMPGRGKVQGRAIRGRSCFAAYGLLSPGRRLLSGRMALFRLSSLALTVGLGACASVPQGLLRPVAPAPGTEKVNMLAATTRAPSPDPGILFSGDRGEGVSFSNIVVSIPRDREVGTIQLPRSVPGNAATDFVVTSSTPLSKPKLADWFRSTSGRSKRVFVFVHGFNTPFDRAVFRFAQLAHDADADAAPVLFSWPSRGYLLDYSRDFDNASYSRSDLADLLRVAAASPSVREIVILAHSMGSWPAVEAVRQIALRDGGVPGKISNLILASPDLDVGVFRRQLEDMGPRRPRVTLFTAQHDRALQLSRFISRGATRLGGIDPTQEEYRSQFAGLSGITVLDLTAINAGDRINHDLFAASPDAVRLIGDRLLQGQVVTDFDVPAPLVAAGAIGSAATLLVTAPIRVFDAAGSP; from the coding sequence TTGAGGCCGTCACCCGCGCTGAAAGCCCTTGGACTTGCCGCCGGCAGTGCTGTTTTCTACGGTCCGCCCGCATGCGAACCCCGCCTACAGGTCATGGACAGAATCGAAGCGATGCCAGGTCGAGGCAAAGTTCAGGGCCGCGCGATCCGGGGCAGGTCTTGCTTCGCGGCTTACGGCCTGCTTTCGCCGGGCCGGCGCTTGCTTAGCGGTCGCATGGCGCTTTTTCGGCTGTCTTCCCTGGCACTGACCGTCGGCCTGGGCGCTTGCGCGTCGGTTCCCCAGGGCCTGCTGCGCCCTGTCGCCCCCGCTCCCGGGACAGAGAAAGTCAACATGCTGGCGGCGACGACCCGCGCGCCGTCGCCCGATCCCGGCATCCTGTTCAGCGGCGATCGGGGGGAGGGCGTTTCGTTCAGCAACATCGTCGTCTCGATCCCGCGCGACCGCGAGGTCGGCACGATCCAGCTGCCCCGATCGGTTCCCGGCAATGCAGCGACCGATTTCGTCGTCACCTCGTCCACGCCGCTGTCGAAACCAAAGCTCGCCGACTGGTTCCGGTCGACGAGCGGCCGCTCGAAGCGCGTCTTCGTGTTCGTCCACGGCTTCAACACGCCGTTCGACCGCGCGGTCTTCCGCTTCGCGCAGCTCGCGCACGACGCAGATGCCGATGCCGCGCCCGTACTGTTCTCCTGGCCGTCGCGCGGCTATCTGCTCGACTACAGCCGCGATTTCGACAACGCCTCCTATTCGCGGTCTGATCTGGCGGATCTGCTGCGCGTGGCCGCCGCGAGCCCCTCGGTCCGCGAGATCGTGATCCTCGCTCATTCGATGGGGAGCTGGCCCGCGGTCGAAGCCGTCAGGCAGATCGCGCTGAGGGACGGTGGCGTCCCCGGCAAGATCAGCAACCTCATCCTGGCGTCGCCCGATCTCGATGTCGGCGTGTTCCGGCGCCAGCTCGAGGATATGGGCCCCAGGCGCCCGCGGGTCACGCTGTTCACCGCGCAGCACGACCGCGCCTTGCAGTTGTCGCGCTTCATCTCGCGCGGCGCGACGAGGCTGGGCGGCATCGATCCAACGCAGGAGGAATACAGGAGCCAGTTCGCCGGGCTGTCCGGAATCACCGTCCTGGACCTCACGGCCATCAATGCGGGTGATCGCATCAACCACGATCTCTTCGCTGCCAGCCCGGACGCGGTCCGCCTGATCGGCGACAGGTTGCTGCAAGGGCAGGTGGTCACGGACTTCGATGTGCCGGCTCCCCTGGTCGCGGCGGGGGCGATCGGCTCGGCGGCGACCCTCCTGGTTACGGCTCCGATCAGGGTGT